CATTTACATTTAAGTAATCATAAAAATTTTTACATTCGAAAATGTTCTTATTAATGAATGTTTTGTATTCCTCAACATCTTTCTCAGCTTCAATCCAATTTCGAATGTAGTCGGAATCTAAGAAATATTCATAGGGCATATTCCCAGGATAACTACCGAATGGAACCTCTATTACAGCGTCTACTAAGTAAAATGGAATTGTAGTGTTCTCAGGATTGTTTCTAAAAAATTCTGTTGGAAGGATTCTTTCTGATGTTATAATCACTCTTTTAGCTGCACGAGCCAAATCTTGATCAGAAACAGTTATCCCGCGTATGTGACTATTCCCATATATATCAGCTTCATGAACATGAATTATAGCTACATCTGGGTATAACGCAGGAACAGCCAGATATTTCTTATCTGTGAACGGGCAAGTAATTTCTTTTGCTGCACTATATTTTGCTGTATCTGTTCCCATCATTGTCCTTATGGGAATAAAGGAAAGTCCCATTGCTGCAGCTTTATATCTCCATGCTAATGCCGCGTTTGTCCATTCAGTATAATTTACTTCTGTCTCGA
This region of Petrotoga sp. 9PWA.NaAc.5.4 genomic DNA includes:
- a CDS encoding CoA transferase subunit A, encoding MLSEGELFTGPDPDEMRDFFRKKTKNLVNKLTTVSKAVSELINDGNYIAVGGFGMVRLPTAVLLEIVRQKKKNLGFSGHTATLDCAILVAGKTFNKCDISYVIGLEAFGIPKQTRKYFETEVNYTEWTNAALAWRYKAAAMGLSFIPIRTMMGTDTAKYSAAKEITCPFTDKKYLAVPALYPDVAIIHVHEADIYGNSHIRGITVSDQDLARAAKRVIITSERILPTEFFRNNPENTTIPFYLVDAVIEVPFGSYPGNMPYEYFLDSDYIRNWIEAEKDVEEYKTFINKNIFECKNFYDYLNVNGGFEKMKMLRNIEYMIDNKKGN